In one window of Prevotella sp. E13-17 DNA:
- a CDS encoding MFS transporter, with the protein MKQKPDLNFWNLWNLSFGFFGVQIAYSLQSANISRIFATLGADPHSLSFFWVLPPLMGMLVQPIVGTLSDNTWTRFGRRIPYLFVGAAMAVLVMLLLPNAGSFGLSVGAALWFGACALMFLDTSINMAMQPFKMLVGDMVNEKQKTKAYSIQSFLCNAGGLIGFAFPFIFTAVGIANTAPTGVVPDSVIYSFYIGALILILCVIYTTVKVKEWPPQEYVEYNAPSEQEKESANWFTLLRKAPATFWQVGLVQFFSWAAFLYMWNYTTGAISDTVWSTTDVASAGYQEAGNWTGIVFGVQTLGAVLWAMVLPQFKNVKLAYAFSLLLGGLGFALVPFVHDQYVLFVPFLLIGCAWAAMLAMPFALVTNALQGYGHMGAYLGLFNCTICLPQIAAALLGGVVLSLVGSHQYNMMFIAGAMLAVGALCVTMIKTKR; encoded by the coding sequence ATGAAACAAAAACCTGATTTAAACTTTTGGAATCTCTGGAATCTGAGCTTTGGCTTTTTTGGCGTACAAATAGCTTATTCGCTCCAGAGTGCAAACATCTCTCGCATCTTTGCTACACTGGGTGCCGACCCTCATTCACTCAGTTTCTTCTGGGTGCTGCCCCCATTGATGGGTATGCTTGTGCAACCCATTGTCGGAACACTCAGTGACAACACCTGGACACGTTTCGGTCGTCGCATTCCTTATTTGTTTGTTGGCGCAGCAATGGCTGTGCTGGTTATGTTGTTGCTGCCTAATGCAGGCTCTTTCGGTCTTTCGGTGGGCGCCGCATTGTGGTTTGGCGCCTGTGCCCTGATGTTTCTCGATACATCAATCAATATGGCAATGCAACCCTTCAAGATGTTGGTGGGCGATATGGTCAACGAAAAGCAGAAGACCAAGGCTTACTCCATACAGTCGTTCCTGTGTAATGCCGGCGGGCTCATAGGCTTTGCCTTCCCTTTTATCTTCACCGCTGTGGGCATAGCCAATACCGCTCCTACGGGTGTGGTGCCCGATTCGGTCATCTATTCATTCTATATAGGTGCACTCATTTTGATTCTTTGCGTGATCTATACGACCGTCAAGGTGAAAGAGTGGCCCCCGCAGGAGTATGTGGAGTATAATGCCCCATCCGAACAGGAGAAAGAGAGTGCAAACTGGTTCACTCTGTTGCGCAAGGCGCCTGCCACCTTCTGGCAGGTAGGTCTGGTGCAGTTCTTCTCGTGGGCTGCCTTCCTGTATATGTGGAACTATACCACAGGTGCTATCTCCGATACCGTGTGGAGCACCACAGATGTTGCTTCGGCTGGTTATCAGGAAGCAGGCAACTGGACCGGTATTGTCTTTGGTGTGCAAACGTTAGGCGCAGTATTGTGGGCCATGGTGCTGCCTCAGTTCAAGAACGTGAAGCTTGCCTATGCCTTCAGTCTGTTGTTGGGAGGCTTAGGTTTTGCCCTAGTCCCCTTCGTACACGACCAGTATGTACTCTTTGTACCATTCTTGCTTATCGGTTGCGCATGGGCAGCCATGTTGGCAATGCCGTTTGCACTGGTCACCAATGCCCTCCAGGGCTACGGCCACATGGGCGCCTATCTTGGATTATTCAACTGTACAATCTGTCTGCCTCAGATTGCGGCAGCCCTGCTGGGTGGAGTCGTTCTCTCGTTGGTGGGCAGTCACCAGTACAACATGATGTTTATTGCCGGCGCTATGTTGGCAGTAGGCGCACTCTGTGTGACGATGATCAAAACAAAGCGTTAG
- a CDS encoding LacI family DNA-binding transcriptional regulator has protein sequence MEENSPLTMKDIARELGISVATVSRALKDSPRISKEMRVRVQQFAHEHHFVPNHLAELLRLSKVKPQKLIGVILPELVHYYFASILNGIEEEAAAHGYHIVVAVSNERYETEVKLCQSFIEMKVCGVIVSQAKDTHHFEHFNRLIEAGVPLVFYDRICTGVDASRVVVDDYMGAFNAVSYLIRTGCRRIAYFGSPLNLETSKNRFNGYKDALLKNKIPFDESMIRICDTRHDAEMITPTLFDDDVYPDAFFAINDDTALGILYTVKRMGMRVPEDVSICGFTNGIRAISCDPMLTTVEQRGEMVGEEAANILIGYVEGNIPKDHVEKRLVRTRLIIRGTTR, from the coding sequence ATGGAAGAGAACTCACCGCTAACAATGAAAGACATCGCCAGAGAACTGGGTATATCAGTGGCTACGGTGTCGCGCGCCTTAAAGGATTCTCCGCGTATATCTAAGGAAATGCGCGTGCGCGTTCAACAATTTGCGCATGAGCATCATTTTGTGCCAAATCATCTGGCCGAGTTGTTGCGCTTGTCTAAGGTGAAACCACAGAAGCTTATTGGAGTCATCCTGCCGGAGTTGGTTCACTATTACTTTGCCAGTATCCTGAATGGCATTGAGGAGGAGGCAGCAGCTCATGGCTACCACATCGTCGTGGCTGTGAGCAACGAACGCTACGAGACAGAAGTGAAGCTCTGTCAGTCGTTTATCGAGATGAAAGTCTGTGGCGTGATTGTTTCTCAAGCCAAGGATACACATCATTTTGAGCATTTCAATCGATTGATAGAGGCGGGCGTGCCTTTGGTCTTCTATGATAGAATATGTACGGGCGTGGACGCGAGCCGTGTGGTGGTCGATGACTATATGGGCGCTTTCAATGCCGTGAGCTATCTCATTCGCACGGGTTGTCGTCGCATTGCCTACTTTGGTTCACCACTGAACCTCGAGACATCCAAGAACCGCTTTAATGGTTATAAGGATGCTTTGTTGAAAAATAAGATTCCATTCGACGAGTCTATGATTCGTATCTGCGACACACGTCATGATGCCGAGATGATCACACCGACGCTCTTTGATGACGACGTCTATCCCGATGCCTTCTTTGCCATCAACGATGATACTGCTTTAGGCATTCTATACACTGTGAAGCGTATGGGCATGCGTGTACCAGAGGATGTGTCTATCTGCGGTTTTACCAATGGCATCAGGGCCATTTCCTGCGATCCGATGCTTACCACGGTTGAGCAGCGCGGCGAGATGGTGGGCGAAGAGGCCGCAAACATCCTGATTGGTTATGTGGAAGGCAATATTCCGAAGGATCATGTAGAGAAACGTCTGGTTCGTACCCGCCTGATTATTCGAGGAACGACGCGATGA